Proteins from a genomic interval of Neodiprion lecontei isolate iyNeoLeco1 chromosome 2, iyNeoLeco1.1, whole genome shotgun sequence:
- the LOC107225572 gene encoding deformed epidermal autoregulatory factor 1: MEENQTSESVAVLPDMSEPLTSETEESAALTGEHEAHPVAVTANVSSVPGVGVPVSLPVGSIIGVANSSNGTTFNVITSDQLQLPGSGQFKQMLCVDNGFICEPRHDKDSDPLRWNGELKATHIVIQNSTDENDSDQIHVTTANSQPICSWSESANMAVLPVRCKNTNAELHKSRFGSGGRGRCIKLGDTWYTPSEFEALCGRASSKDWKRSIRFGGRSLQTLIDEQILKPHATSCTCAACCDDDSATGPVRLFTPYKRRRRARETSDGETPNRKHKSDNSRDGSNNDDSDTEVVVPDKESWSQFVSADGLVVQQSQEQETVVQSVHQIENGQNEDIFKKLDEMSNKMLKLAYEFRQTLAEAKELNRQQKREQALAAQLNVRGEVIETVGLQPTSDTHNKKCANCNREAFAECSLCRRTPYCSTFCQRKDWAGHQVECVRGAAETVMLIVESSSGDANALSTSAGDQ; encoded by the exons ATGGAGGAGAATCAAACATCGGAAAGTGTCGCTGTGTTACCGGACATGTCCGAACCGTTGACGAGCGAAACCGAGGAGTCGGCTGCCCTAACGGGCGAACACGAAGCCCATCCTGTTGCTGTCACGGCCAACGTTTCCTCCGTTCCAGGGGTCGGCGTTCCCGTTTCGCTACCCGTTGGCTCGATCATCGGGGTAGCTAATTCCAGCAATGGCACCACCTTCAACGTCATTACCTCCGACCAGCTGCAG CTACCGGGCTCGGGTCAATTTAAGCAAATGTTATGCGTGGATAATGGATTTATCTGTGAACCTCGTCATGACAAGGATAGCGATCCTTTACGCTGGAACGGGGAGTTGAAAGCGACGCATATCGTAATCCAGAACAGTACAGATGAAAATGATAGTGATCAAATCCATGTCACAACAGCCAACTCGCAGCCAATATGCAGTTGGTCAGAGTCTGCGAACATGGCTGTACTGCCAGTTAGGTGTAAAAACACTAATGCAGAACTGCACAAAAGTAGATTTGGGTCAGGGGGAAGAGGACGTTGCATAAAACTTGGAGATACTTGGTACACACCTAGTGAGTTTGAAGCTCTTTGTGGAAGAGCATCGAGTAAAGACTGGAAACGTAGCATAAGGTTTGGGGGCAGGAGTTTACAGACCTTGATAGATGAACAGATATTGAAACCACATGCCACATCCTGTACTTGTGCAGCCTGCTGTGACGACGATAGCGCT ACTGGCCCAGTGCGATTGTTCACTCCTTACAAGCGTAGGAGAAGAGCGCGAGAAACCTCTGATGGTGAGACTCCAAATCGCAAACACAAAAGTGACAATTCTCGAGACGGAAGTAACAATGACGACAGTGACACTGAAGTTGTTGTACCCGATAAGGAAAGCTGGTCTCAATTTGTATCAGCAGATGGGTTGGTGGTACAACAATCACAAGAACAGGAAACAGTTGTGCAGAGTGTGcatcaaattgaaaatggacAAAACGAAGATATTTTTAAGAAGCTCGACGAAATGTCAAATAAGATGTTGAAACTAGCCTATGAATTTAGGCAAACTCTTGCCGAAGCCAAAGAATTGAATAGGCAACAGAAGCGAGAGCAAGCTCTTGCTGCGCAACTCAATGTCCGAGGTGAAGTAATTGAAACAGTTGGTCTGCAGCCAACTTCGGATACACACAACAAAAAA TGTGCCAACTGCAATCGTGAAGCTTTCGCTGAGTGTTCGCTGTGTAGGCGTACGCCTTATTGTTCTACGTTCTGCCAACGAAAAGATTGGGCTGGTCATCAGGTAGAATGTGTAAGAGGCGCTGCAGAGACAGTTATGCTGATAGTTGAGAGTAGTAGCGGGGATGCGAATGCACTTTCAACATCAGCCGGGGACCAATAG
- the LOC107225568 gene encoding U3 small nucleolar RNA-associated protein 18 homolog: MAATVDRVSSLEPSEDEIEAEELEETLRKRKTSEPELGEVKYNKKFTTPLRKKRRNHYDPVEEARLERLVFGDHIDVISNLLQDEHNDSKSQTPLSKVSTPNDEVDDSDDNEDNDEKTDDSDLDRSGSEDTEQDTDADSGVEDEELKTEKQAAWVDDDEEENLSVEETLRLQGRRLAVQRPEKHYKELLRNKYQQLVGTPKWAEISAKKETGSEEDSDDEILRHSSHLITPKPKNLAQGTIELKALKNINQETRSEGPVITSLQFHPTSTVALVAGLSGILSIFQIDGKQNTKLHSMQYRRFPINTARFAKEGSEIVVGSQRHAHCHTYDLLAGKTYRVPLPHGMTNMKNFEVSPDEKFIAVCGRMGNIYILTTKTKELVSTLKMNDQCNTLAFSPDSRKLFTHGEGGEIYVWDMNERTCMHRAIDDGCLSGSRIAVSPSGQYLATGSKQGVVNVYDTSTVLDSTNPSPLKIVLNLVTSITSLKFNSASEILSMASDETENAFKMMHLPSATIFSNFPTFRTKFFKPIAVDFSPGSGYLGISNNKGNAYLYRLKHYGNY; encoded by the exons ATGGCTGCAACGGTAGACCGTGTGTCAAGCCTCGAACCATCTGAGGATGAGATAGAAGCAGAAGAATTAGAGGAAACactgagaaaaagaaaaacgtcaGAACCTGAACTTGGAGAGGTTAAATACAACAAGAAGTTTACCACTCCTCTGAGAAAGAAACGCAGAAATCATTACGACCCGGTAGAAGAAGCCAG ACTCGAAAGGCTCGTATTCGGTGACCATATCGACGTCATTAGCAACCTTCTACAAGATGAGCACAATGATTCTAAATCACAGACACCTTTGTCCAAGGTTTCGACCCCTAATGATGAGGTGGACGATTCTGATGACAATGAAGACAATGATGAAAAAACCGATGACTCTGATTTAGATAGATCGGGTTCAGAAGATACAGAGCAAGATACAGATGCTGATTCGGGAGTCGAAGATGAAGAATTGAAGACTGAAAAACAAGCGGCATGGGTAGATgatgacgaagaagaaaacCTTTC CGTTGAAGAAACCTTGCGTCTGCAAGGGCGAAGACTGGCTGTGCAGCGGCCTGAAAAACACTACAAAGAACTGCTACGAAACAAGTACCAACAACTTGTTGGCACTCCTAAGTGGGCTGAAATTAGTGCAAAAAAGGAAACTGGCTCCGAAGAGGATTCAGACGACGAAATATTGCGG CACAGCAGTCATTTGATAACACCAAAACCTAAGAATTTAGCACAAGGAACAATCGAGTTGAAAGCTCTAAAAAATATAAACCAAGAAACTCGATCCGAGGGGCCTGTAATAACAAGTCTTCAATTCCATCCAACCTCTACAGTGGCATTAGTCGCTGGATTATCTGGGATATTGTCGATATTTCAA ATTGATGGTAAACAGAATACAAAACTGCATAGTATGCAGTACCGAAGATTTCCAATAAATACGGCCAGGTTCGCAAAAGAGGGATCAGAAATAGTGGTAGGCTCACAACGCCATGCTCATTGTCACACCTATGATTTATTGGCTGGAAAAACGTACAGAGTACCACTACCACATGGCATGACTAATATGAAG AACTTCGAAGTATCTCCCGATGAGAAATTCATCGCCGTATGTGGAAGAATGGGTAATATATACATCCTGACTACCAAAACCAAAGAACTTGTGAGCACTTTGAAGATGAATGACCAGTGTAATACTTTAGCATTCTCTCCTGACAGTAGGAAACTTTTCACACATGGTG AGGGAGGCGAAATTTACGTATGGGACATGAACGAGCGTACATGTATGCACCGAGCTATAGATGACGGTTGCTTGTCGGGGTCAAGAATTGCGGTTTCACCTAGTGGGCAATATTTAGCCACTGGAAGTAAACAGGGAGTAGTGAACGTCTACGACACTAGCACAGTCTTAGACAGCACTAATCCCTCCCCATTGAAAATAGTCCTGAACCTTGTTACTTCTAtaacaagtttgaaatttaattctgCGTCAGAGATTCTTTCAATGGCGTCAGATGAGACGGAAAATGCATTTAAAATGATGCACCTACCATCTGCTACGATATTCTcaaattttccaacatttcGAACAAAGTTTTTTAAGCCCATAGCTGTAGATTTTTCTCCCGGCAGCGGGTATTTgggaatttcaaataataaaggCAATGCTTATTTGTATCGGTTGAAACACTATGGAAACTATTAG